A region of Legionella donaldsonii DNA encodes the following proteins:
- a CDS encoding efflux RND transporter periplasmic adaptor subunit, producing MMASLLMACSNPKEQKKSTLQTYVVKTEPVQKTLYFNGTIQPIQESTLTSPMDAIVETMHFHYGQLVKKGAVVVTLNSTDLQRQYNDTLTEYLKAKDNFTVAKAKFIGTEELWDAGLLSKNNYLSEKSSLDTARVSLMQSTRKLSEMLEKMDNGEAVAKNLSALNIADFAKVKQALGSKHNLIHLKAPTDGVLLYPPKASEDKSARLMVGAAVKSGQVLALVGDLTGVSIEIDVPEIDIDKIHTGMAANITGVALGKQVLKGELVAVNVQASNNGGALPSFSAVVEVKNLTEEQRRWVKVGMSASVELPITGNEQLLVPIVAVKQEKGNSVVNVLASNGSLSSRIVSTGSAQADKVVIASGLKAGDVVAYD from the coding sequence ATGATGGCCAGCTTATTGATGGCGTGCAGCAATCCTAAAGAACAGAAAAAAAGTACTTTGCAGACCTATGTGGTCAAAACAGAGCCGGTGCAAAAGACTTTGTATTTTAACGGGACTATCCAGCCTATCCAGGAAAGTACCTTGACTAGTCCGATGGATGCGATTGTAGAAACCATGCACTTTCACTATGGCCAATTAGTAAAAAAAGGGGCCGTCGTTGTGACCTTGAATTCCACTGATCTACAAAGACAATACAATGACACGCTTACCGAGTATTTAAAGGCTAAGGATAATTTCACCGTTGCCAAGGCAAAATTCATTGGCACCGAAGAGCTTTGGGATGCGGGGTTGCTATCCAAAAACAACTATTTAAGTGAAAAATCCAGTTTGGATACGGCACGGGTAAGTCTGATGCAGTCCACGCGTAAGCTAAGTGAAATGTTAGAGAAAATGGATAACGGTGAAGCGGTAGCCAAAAATCTATCAGCGCTTAATATTGCTGATTTTGCTAAAGTAAAACAAGCCTTGGGTTCAAAACATAATTTGATTCATTTAAAGGCGCCAACGGATGGCGTCTTGCTTTACCCGCCCAAGGCCAGTGAAGATAAGTCAGCCCGATTAATGGTCGGTGCAGCCGTTAAATCCGGCCAGGTGTTAGCCTTGGTTGGCGATTTAACCGGGGTAAGTATTGAAATTGATGTGCCTGAAATTGATATTGATAAAATTCATACCGGTATGGCAGCGAACATCACCGGGGTTGCTCTGGGGAAACAGGTTTTAAAGGGAGAGTTAGTCGCGGTCAATGTACAAGCGTCAAATAATGGCGGCGCTTTACCCTCTTTCAGTGCCGTAGTGGAGGTTAAAAACCTGACCGAAGAACAGCGCCGTTGGGTCAAAGTGGGCATGAGTGCTTCTGTTGAATTACCTATTACAGGGAATGAGCAATTATTAGTACCTATTGTTGCGGTGAAACAAGAAAAAGGTAATTCAGTCGTTAACGTACTTGCCAGTAATGGCTCTTTATCCAGCCGTATTGTATCAACTGGCTCGGCTCAGGCGGATAAAGTCGTGATTGCTTCTGGTTTAAAAGCAGGGGATGTGGTGGCCTATGACTGA
- a CDS encoding ABC transporter ATP-binding protein, whose translation MTEKSLITLRDITKTYQIGDACSQVLKDISLTVQEGELVAIVGASGSGKSTLMNIIGLLDKADSGHYLLHERDVAGLTANDLAVLRNQSIGFVFQQFNLLPRFNARQNVALPLIYRQMATGELNERVMNALTRVGMGSFAEHRPTQLSGGQQQRVAIARALVGEPRVILADEPTGALDSRTGSEVMSLFLALHREGRTIIMVTHDEQIAAQCARRITLADGKIIAESRQ comes from the coding sequence ATGACTGAAAAGTCATTAATCACCTTGCGTGATATAACAAAGACCTATCAAATTGGCGACGCCTGCTCCCAGGTATTAAAAGATATTTCCCTGACGGTACAAGAGGGGGAGTTAGTCGCCATTGTTGGTGCCTCGGGTTCTGGAAAATCCACACTCATGAATATTATTGGTTTGTTGGATAAAGCGGACAGTGGTCATTACTTACTTCATGAACGAGACGTGGCTGGTTTAACAGCAAATGACTTAGCTGTTTTGCGTAATCAGAGTATTGGTTTTGTATTCCAGCAATTTAATTTGTTACCTCGTTTTAATGCAAGACAAAATGTCGCTTTGCCCTTAATTTATCGTCAGATGGCGACTGGCGAATTGAACGAACGCGTTATGAATGCCTTGACTCGTGTGGGCATGGGCAGTTTTGCTGAACATCGGCCGACCCAGTTATCGGGTGGGCAACAGCAGCGTGTTGCGATTGCACGTGCGCTAGTTGGGGAGCCTCGAGTCATTTTAGCCGATGAACCTACGGGGGCGCTTGATTCACGTACCGGCTCCGAGGTCATGAGTTTGTTTTTAGCGCTGCACCGTGAAGGACGGACTATTATCATGGTAACGCATGATGAACAAATAGCAGCCCAGTGTGCGAGACGGATCACCCTCGCTGATGGGAAAATTATTGCGGAATCCAGGCAATGA